In Coriobacteriia bacterium, the sequence ACTCGCCGTACTCGCGACGTTCCTTGTCGCCGGCGAGGTGCTGCTTGGCTGGATGCACTGGCGGCTCTACGACCTGATGCTCGTCGTCGAGCCGAGCACCGGACTGACGACGGGCCACGTCGCCGCACCGCTGTGGATCGAATCCGAGAAGCTCTACGTGTGGGCGCTGCTCGTCGCGGTGATGGGGTTGTGCATGCGACGCCAGCGAGACGAGCTGATGCCCGGCGCCCTCTTCGGCGCCGGCGTACTCGCCGTGGGCGGCACGCTGCTCTCCAAGCCGTTCTCCAACCCGCTGCCCAACCTGCTGTCGCAGTACGTGGGCTACCTGCAGTCGCTGGCAGCCGGCGGAATGACTGCCGAGGGTGCGTTCCAGGGCATGGAATCGGCTCGGCAGTTCTACTACAACGCGTGGTTCATGTGGGTGCACCCGCCGCTGCTGTTCTTCAGCTATGGGGCGCTCGTCATCTCGTTCGTGGCGACGCTGCTCATGATCCGCCACCGGCACTCGGCGTACGAGACGACGGCATATCGCTGGGCCCGGCTCGGATACCTGTCGCTCACCGCCGGCATGTTGCTCGGCTTCCCGTGGGCGCTGATGAGCTGGCAGGGCGAGGCGTGGTGGTGGTCGGGCAAGGTCAACATGTCGATCATGATGTGGGTGCTCTACACCGCCTACCTGCACGCGCGACTTTATCTACGTACGCGAGGAATGTGGAAGGCGGTCGCCGCGGTCGCCGTGATCTCGTTCCTCATCCTCGTCCTCACCTACGTCGCGACCTACGTGGTTCCGGGCGCGCATAGCTACGCATCCGCCGAGATGGGCACTGCGATCGCTGCTCTCGGCGATGCGGCCGGCGCGATCTCGGGAGCAGGTGCCTGATGTCGACCAT encodes:
- the ccsA gene encoding cytochrome c biogenesis protein CcsA, with protein sequence MDPKTTYIAIVNLVEAVRPIGAGLEAAIAVVGAISVLIALIPAIRAYAGKALAVLATFLVAGEVLLGWMHWRLYDLMLVVEPSTGLTTGHVAAPLWIESEKLYVWALLVAVMGLCMRRQRDELMPGALFGAGVLAVGGTLLSKPFSNPLPNLLSQYVGYLQSLAAGGMTAEGAFQGMESARQFYYNAWFMWVHPPLLFFSYGALVISFVATLLMIRHRHSAYETTAYRWARLGYLSLTAGMLLGFPWALMSWQGEAWWWSGKVNMSIMMWVLYTAYLHARLYLRTRGMWKAVAAVAVISFLILVLTYVATYVVPGAHSYASAEMGTAIAALGDAAGAISGAGA